In one Candidatus Methylarchaceae archaeon HK02M2 genomic region, the following are encoded:
- a CDS encoding rhomboid family intramembrane serine protease — protein sequence FNGFDIFIPAIGASGAVSGVLGAYIVLFPRARVISVALLFYFIRIIRVPAIIFIGFWFILQPLYVLIDGTGVAYWAHIGGFIAGFISALIAKLILKFQ from the coding sequence TGTTTAATGGATTTGACATCTTCATTCCAGCCATAGGTGCATCTGGAGCAGTTTCAGGTGTATTAGGCGCATATATTGTATTATTCCCAAGGGCAAGAGTTATCAGCGTAGCCCTACTGTTCTATTTTATAAGGATCATCAGAGTGCCAGCGATAATATTCATAGGTTTTTGGTTCATATTACAACCTCTATATGTTTTAATAGATGGAACTGGCGTTGCCTATTGGGCTCATATAGGTGGCTTTATAGCTGGCTTTATATCAGCCTTGATAGCTAAACTCATACTGAAGTTTCAATAA